One genomic region from Eptesicus fuscus isolate TK198812 chromosome 18, DD_ASM_mEF_20220401, whole genome shotgun sequence encodes:
- the JAGN1 gene encoding protein jagunal homolog 1 encodes MASRAGPRAAGTDGSDFRHRERVAMHYQMSVTLKYEIKKLIYVHLVIWLLLVAKMSVGHLRLLSHDQVAMPYQWEYPYLLSIVPSLLGLLSFPRNNISYLVLSMISTGLFSIAPLIYGSMEMFPAAQQLYRHGKAYRFLFGFSAVSVMYLVLVVAVQVHAWQLHYSKKLLDSWFTSTQEKKRK; translated from the exons aTGGCGTCTCGGGCAGGCCCGCGAGCTGCCGGCACTGACGGCAGCGACTTTCGGCACCGGGAGCGCGTCGCCATGCACTATCAGATGAG TGTGACCCTCAAGTATGAAATCAAGAAGCTGATCTACGTGCATCTGGTCATATGGCTGCTGCTGGTTGCCAAGATGAGCGTGGGACACCTGAGGCTCTTGTCACATGACCAGGTGGCCATGCCCTATCAGTGGGAGTACCCATATTTGCTGAGCATTGTGCCCTCTCTCTTgggtctcctctccttcccccgcaACAACATTAGCTACCTGGTGCTCTCCATGATCAGCACTGGGCTCTTTTCCATCGCTCCCCTCATTTATGGCAGCATGGAGATGTTTCCTGCTGCACAGCAGCTCTATCGCCATGGCAAGGCCTACCGCTTCCTCTTTGGTTTTTCTGCCGTCTCCGTTATGTACCTGGTGTTGGTGGTGGCAGTTCAAGTGCATGCCTGGCAGTTACACTACAGCAAGAAGCTCCTGGACTCTTGGTTCACCAGCACACAGGAGAAGAAGCGTAAATGA